Proteins encoded within one genomic window of Streptomyces sp. NBC_01314:
- the hpnE gene encoding hydroxysqualene dehydroxylase HpnE: MTDGAQSEGLRDADRTGRPRSTAVVVGGGLAGITAALSLADAGVHVTLLEGRPRLGGLAFSFRRGELTVDNGQHVYMRCCTAYRWFLDRVDGAALAPLQDRLDVPVLDAEGTSGRRLGRLRRDALPVPLHLGRSLATYPHLSLAERAGVGRAALALKALDLADPALDERDFGSWLAEHGQSPRAVEALWDLVGVATLNAVARDASLGLAAMVFKTGLLSEPGAADIGWAHVPLGELHDRLARKALDSAGVRTGLRTRVTSVSPLGNGKWRVEVPGESIDADTVVLAVPQRETYDLLPAGALDQPGRLLEIGTAPILNVHVVYDRKVLTKPFFAALGSPVQWVFDRTGASGLREGQYLALSQSAAQDEIDTPVSELRQRYLPELERLLPSTRGARVKDFFVTRERTATFAPTPGVGRLRPGARTKAPGLYLAGAWTATGWPATMESAVRSGIGAADTALAALGRSRDHLLDHEEAA, translated from the coding sequence ATGACCGACGGCGCACAGTCCGAGGGGCTGCGGGACGCGGACCGGACGGGCCGCCCCCGGAGCACGGCCGTCGTGGTCGGCGGGGGGCTGGCGGGCATCACCGCCGCGCTCTCGCTCGCCGACGCCGGCGTCCACGTCACGCTCCTGGAAGGGCGGCCCCGCCTCGGCGGACTCGCCTTCTCCTTCCGGCGCGGCGAGCTGACCGTCGACAACGGACAGCATGTGTACATGCGGTGCTGCACCGCCTACCGCTGGTTCCTCGACCGCGTCGACGGAGCCGCCCTCGCACCCCTGCAGGACCGTCTCGACGTGCCGGTTCTCGACGCCGAGGGCACATCCGGGCGACGGCTCGGCAGACTGCGGCGCGACGCGCTGCCCGTCCCCCTGCATCTGGGGCGCAGCCTCGCCACGTACCCCCACCTCTCGCTCGCCGAGCGCGCCGGCGTGGGGCGCGCCGCACTGGCGCTCAAGGCGCTCGACCTCGCCGATCCCGCGCTGGACGAACGGGACTTCGGCAGCTGGCTGGCCGAGCACGGTCAGTCGCCGCGGGCCGTCGAGGCGCTGTGGGACCTCGTGGGGGTCGCCACCCTCAACGCGGTGGCCCGGGACGCCTCCCTCGGGCTCGCCGCGATGGTGTTCAAGACGGGTCTGCTGTCCGAACCGGGAGCGGCCGACATCGGCTGGGCCCATGTCCCGCTGGGCGAACTGCACGACCGGCTGGCACGCAAGGCGCTCGACTCGGCGGGTGTCCGTACCGGGCTCCGTACCCGCGTCACCTCCGTCTCCCCCCTGGGGAACGGGAAGTGGCGGGTCGAGGTGCCCGGCGAGAGCATCGACGCCGACACGGTCGTCCTCGCCGTACCGCAGCGCGAGACGTACGACCTGCTGCCCGCGGGAGCGCTCGACCAGCCCGGTCGGCTGCTGGAGATCGGCACCGCGCCGATCCTCAACGTCCATGTGGTGTACGACCGGAAGGTGCTGACCAAGCCGTTCTTCGCGGCGCTCGGCTCGCCCGTGCAGTGGGTCTTCGACCGGACCGGGGCGTCCGGGCTGCGCGAGGGCCAGTACCTGGCACTGTCGCAGTCGGCCGCGCAGGACGAGATCGACACGCCCGTGTCCGAGCTGCGGCAGCGGTATCTGCCCGAGCTGGAAAGGCTGTTGCCCTCCACTCGCGGCGCGCGGGTGAAGGACTTCTTCGTGACCCGGGAGCGCACCGCGACGTTCGCTCCCACCCCCGGCGTCGGACGGCTCAGGCCCGGCGCCCGCACCAAGGCACCCGGCCTGTACCTGGCCGGAGCGTGGACCGCCACCGGGTGGCCCGCGACCATGGAGAGTGCGGTCCGCAGCGGCATCGGAGCGGCGGACACCGCCCTCGCCGCTCTGGGCCGGTCCCGGGACCATCTCCTGGACCACGAGGAGGCGGCGTGA
- the ispG gene encoding flavodoxin-dependent (E)-4-hydroxy-3-methylbut-2-enyl-diphosphate synthase, which translates to MTTVSLGVPEVPVRPIAERRVSRAIQVGSVAVGGGAPVSVQSMTTTRTSDVGATLQQIAELTASGCQIVRVACPTQDDADALATIARKSQIPVIADIHFQPKYVFAAIEAGCAAVRVNPGNIKQFDDKVKEIARAAKDRATPIRIGVNAGSLDKRLLQKYGRATPEALVESALWESSLFEEHGFRDIKISVKHNDPVVMIEAYRQLAAQCDYPLHLGVTEAGPAFQGTIKSAVAFGALLSEGIGDTIRVSLSAPPVEEIKVGIQILESLNLRQRRLEIVSCPSCGRAQVDVYRLADEVTAGLEGMEVPLRVAVMGCVVNGPGEAREADLGVASGNGKGQIFVKGEVIKTVPESKIVETLIDEAMKIAEQMERDGVASGEPAVTVS; encoded by the coding sequence ATGACGACCGTCTCCCTGGGCGTTCCCGAGGTACCGGTCCGGCCGATCGCCGAGCGGCGCGTGTCGCGAGCGATCCAGGTCGGGTCGGTGGCGGTCGGGGGCGGGGCCCCGGTCTCGGTGCAGTCGATGACGACGACCCGTACGTCGGACGTCGGCGCCACCCTGCAGCAGATCGCGGAACTCACCGCGTCCGGCTGCCAGATCGTCCGCGTCGCCTGCCCCACGCAGGACGACGCGGACGCCCTGGCCACCATCGCCCGCAAGTCACAGATCCCGGTGATCGCGGACATCCACTTCCAGCCGAAGTACGTGTTCGCGGCGATCGAGGCCGGCTGTGCGGCGGTGCGGGTGAACCCCGGCAACATCAAGCAGTTCGACGACAAGGTCAAGGAGATCGCGCGAGCGGCGAAGGACCGCGCGACCCCGATCCGGATCGGGGTCAACGCCGGCTCGCTCGACAAACGGCTGTTGCAGAAGTACGGAAGGGCGACGCCCGAGGCGCTGGTGGAGTCCGCGCTGTGGGAGTCCTCGCTGTTCGAGGAGCACGGCTTCCGGGACATCAAGATCTCGGTCAAGCACAACGACCCGGTCGTGATGATCGAGGCTTACCGGCAGCTGGCCGCCCAGTGCGACTACCCGCTGCATCTGGGCGTGACCGAGGCGGGTCCGGCCTTCCAGGGCACGATCAAGTCAGCCGTCGCCTTCGGGGCGCTGCTCAGCGAGGGGATCGGCGACACGATCCGGGTCTCGCTGAGCGCTCCGCCGGTCGAGGAGATCAAGGTCGGCATCCAGATCCTGGAGTCGCTGAACCTGCGGCAGCGGCGGCTGGAGATCGTCTCGTGCCCCTCGTGCGGGCGGGCGCAGGTCGATGTGTACCGGCTGGCGGACGAGGTGACCGCAGGTCTGGAAGGTATGGAGGTGCCGTTGCGGGTGGCCGTCATGGGCTGCGTCGTCAACGGACCCGGGGAGGCGCGGGAGGCGGACCTGGGGGTCGCCTCCGGCAACGGCAAGGGGCAGATCTTCGTGAAGGGCGAGGTCATCAAGACCGTGCCCGAGTCGAAGATCGTGGAGACCCTCATCGACGAGGCGATGAAGATCGCCGAGCAGATGGAGCGGGACGGCGTCGCGTCGGGGGAACCGGCGGTCACCGTGAGCTGA
- a CDS encoding 1-hydroxy-2-methyl-2-butenyl 4-diphosphate reductase yields the protein MNPPAAPAPLLIACALGIEQLALRSGDRGGAGGPVTVLRTGMGPRAAERSVTRLLADPGLRDAAVLATGFCAGLAPGMHPGDLVVAEETRGPDGAVTPCVGTELLVKELTRAVPGRTVHTGPLTGSDHVVRGRERSDLYATGALAVDMESAVTLHCAVRSGVRPVAAVRVVVDAPEHELVRIGTVRGGISAFRVLRAVLPAYYEWHRSLLLPRR from the coding sequence ATGAACCCGCCCGCCGCCCCGGCCCCGCTGCTGATCGCCTGTGCGCTCGGCATCGAGCAGCTCGCCCTGCGCAGCGGCGACCGGGGCGGCGCCGGGGGCCCGGTCACCGTACTGCGCACCGGCATGGGGCCGAGGGCCGCCGAGCGGTCGGTCACCCGGCTGCTCGCCGACCCGGGGCTGCGTGACGCGGCCGTGCTGGCCACCGGGTTCTGCGCCGGACTCGCGCCGGGCATGCACCCCGGCGACCTGGTCGTCGCCGAGGAGACCCGAGGGCCCGACGGTGCTGTCACGCCCTGTGTGGGCACCGAACTGCTGGTCAAGGAGCTGACGAGGGCTGTGCCCGGACGCACGGTCCACACCGGCCCGCTCACCGGATCCGACCACGTCGTACGCGGTCGGGAACGGTCCGACCTGTACGCGACCGGCGCGCTCGCGGTCGACATGGAATCGGCGGTGACGCTCCACTGCGCCGTGAGATCGGGCGTACGCCCGGTTGCGGCCGTCCGGGTGGTCGTGGACGCTCCAGAGCATGAACTGGTCCGGATTGGCACGGTACGCGGTGGAATATCAGCCTTCCGCGTCCTTCGTGCCGTCCTTCCCGCTTATTACGAATGGCACCGTTCCTTGCTGCTCCCCAGGAGGTGA
- the shc gene encoding squalene--hopene cyclase has product MTATTDGSTGALPPRAPSASDSERDTPVTAGVQDAAAHAVRRATDLLLSRQDAQGWWKGDLETNVTMDAEDLLLRQFLGIRDEKTTQAAALFIRGEQRPDGTWVTFYGGPPDLSATVEAYVALRLAGDDPAEPHMAKASAWIRGRGGIAAARVFTRIWLALFGWWKWDDLPEMPPEIVYFPKWMPLNIYDFGCWARQTIVPLTVVSAKRPVRPAPFPLDELHTDPERPNPPRPADPLGSWEGAFQRLDKVLHGYHKVALKRLRGAAMNRAARWIVERQENDGCWGGIQPPAVYSVIALHLLGYDLRHPVMRAGLESLDRFAVWREDGARMIEACQSPVWDTCLAAIALADAGLPADHPQLVKAADWMLGEEIVRPGDWSVKRPRLAPGGWAFEFHNDNYPDIDDTAEVVLALRRVRHPDPERVEKAIRRGVRWTVGMQSRNGAWAAFDADNTSPFPNRLPFCDFGEVIDPPSADVTAHVVEMLAVEGLSHDPRTRRGIEWLLAEQEPNGAWFGRWGVNYVYGTGSVVPALMTAGLPAAHPAIRRAVAWLETVQNDDGGWGEDLRSYPDPAEWGGKGASTASQTAWALLALLAAGERDTKATERGVEWLARTQREDGSWDEPYFTGTGFPWDFSINYHLYRQVFPLTALGRYVNGEPAVLKAPAASKAKGS; this is encoded by the coding sequence ATGACAGCGACGACCGACGGAAGCACCGGGGCACTCCCGCCCCGCGCGCCCTCGGCCAGCGACTCCGAACGCGACACCCCGGTGACGGCAGGGGTCCAGGATGCCGCCGCGCACGCCGTACGGCGCGCCACCGACCTCCTGCTGTCCCGGCAGGACGCCCAGGGCTGGTGGAAGGGCGACCTGGAGACCAACGTCACCATGGACGCCGAGGACCTGCTGCTCCGTCAGTTCCTGGGCATCCGCGACGAGAAGACCACGCAGGCCGCCGCGCTCTTCATCAGAGGCGAGCAACGCCCGGACGGAACCTGGGTCACCTTCTACGGCGGCCCGCCCGATCTCTCCGCCACCGTCGAGGCGTACGTCGCGCTACGGCTGGCCGGGGACGACCCGGCCGAGCCGCACATGGCGAAGGCGTCCGCGTGGATCCGGGGGCGGGGCGGCATCGCCGCCGCCCGGGTCTTCACCCGCATCTGGCTGGCGCTGTTCGGCTGGTGGAAATGGGACGACCTGCCCGAGATGCCGCCGGAGATCGTCTACTTCCCCAAGTGGATGCCACTGAACATCTACGACTTCGGCTGCTGGGCCCGACAGACGATCGTGCCGCTGACCGTGGTCTCGGCGAAGCGCCCGGTGCGGCCCGCGCCGTTCCCGCTCGACGAGCTGCACACCGACCCGGAGCGGCCGAACCCTCCCAGGCCCGCTGATCCGCTGGGCAGTTGGGAAGGCGCTTTCCAGCGCCTCGACAAGGTCCTGCACGGCTACCACAAGGTGGCGCTGAAGCGGCTGCGCGGGGCGGCCATGAACAGAGCGGCCCGCTGGATCGTCGAGCGGCAGGAGAACGACGGCTGCTGGGGTGGCATCCAGCCGCCGGCCGTCTACTCGGTCATCGCGCTGCACCTGCTCGGCTACGACCTCCGACACCCCGTGATGCGGGCCGGGTTGGAGTCCCTCGACCGGTTCGCCGTGTGGCGGGAGGACGGGGCCCGCATGATCGAGGCGTGCCAGTCCCCGGTGTGGGACACCTGCCTCGCCGCCATCGCGCTCGCCGACGCGGGCCTGCCCGCCGACCATCCCCAACTCGTCAAGGCCGCCGACTGGATGCTCGGTGAGGAGATCGTCCGCCCCGGCGACTGGTCGGTGAAGCGCCCCCGACTCGCGCCGGGCGGCTGGGCCTTCGAGTTCCACAACGACAACTACCCCGACATCGACGACACCGCCGAGGTCGTCCTCGCGCTGCGCCGGGTCAGGCACCCCGACCCGGAGCGGGTGGAGAAGGCCATCCGGCGCGGGGTGCGCTGGACCGTGGGCATGCAGTCGAGGAACGGGGCATGGGCCGCCTTCGACGCCGACAACACCAGCCCGTTCCCCAACCGGCTGCCGTTCTGCGACTTCGGCGAGGTGATCGACCCGCCGTCCGCCGACGTCACCGCGCATGTGGTGGAGATGCTCGCGGTCGAGGGCCTGTCCCACGATCCGCGCACCCGGCGCGGCATCGAATGGCTGCTCGCCGAACAGGAGCCGAACGGCGCGTGGTTCGGCCGCTGGGGCGTCAACTACGTCTACGGCACAGGGTCGGTGGTCCCCGCCCTCATGACGGCCGGGCTGCCCGCCGCGCACCCCGCGATCCGCAGGGCCGTGGCCTGGCTGGAGACCGTGCAGAACGACGACGGCGGCTGGGGCGAGGACCTGCGCTCCTACCCCGACCCCGCCGAGTGGGGCGGCAAGGGCGCCTCCACCGCCTCCCAGACCGCGTGGGCCCTGCTCGCGCTGCTGGCGGCGGGGGAGCGGGACACCAAGGCCACCGAGCGCGGCGTCGAGTGGCTGGCCCGGACCCAGCGGGAGGACGGGTCCTGGGACGAGCCGTACTTCACCGGGACCGGCTTCCCCTGGGACTTCTCGATCAACTACCACCTCTACCGCCAGGTCTTCCCGCTCACGGCGCTCGGACGGTACGTCAACGGCGAGCCGGCCGTCCTGAAAGCCCCGGCCGCCTCGAAAGCCAAGGGGAGCTGA
- a CDS encoding polyprenyl synthetase family protein — MPTVPPAVTAAARTAVDVTALLERGRTLATPVLRAAVDRLAPPMDTVAAYHFGWIDAHGNPADGDGGKAVRPALAVMSAEVTGAAPEVGIPGAVAVELVHNFSLLHDDLMDGDEQRRHRDTVWKVHGPAQAILVGDALMVLANEILLELGTAEAARATRRVTTATRALIDGQAQDISYEHRERVTVEECLEMEGNKTGALLACACSIGAVLGGADDRTADTLEKYGYHLGLAFQAVDDLLGIWGDPVSTGKQTWSDLRQRKKSLPVVAALAAGGPASEQLGELLAADAKSSDFESFSEEEFAVRAALIEEAGGRRWTAEEARRQHTIAIEALDSIRMPERVRDQFAALADFVVVRKR; from the coding sequence GTGCCCACTGTGCCCCCGGCCGTGACGGCCGCTGCGAGGACCGCGGTGGACGTGACCGCGCTCCTGGAGCGCGGGCGGACCCTGGCCACACCCGTGCTGCGGGCGGCCGTCGATCGGCTGGCGCCCCCCATGGACACCGTCGCCGCCTACCACTTCGGCTGGATCGACGCCCACGGCAACCCGGCGGACGGCGACGGCGGCAAGGCCGTACGTCCCGCGCTCGCCGTCATGTCCGCCGAGGTCACCGGCGCCGCACCCGAGGTCGGCATCCCCGGCGCGGTCGCGGTGGAACTGGTGCACAACTTCTCGCTGTTGCACGACGACCTGATGGACGGCGACGAACAGCGCCGCCATCGCGACACCGTCTGGAAGGTCCACGGCCCCGCCCAGGCCATCCTCGTCGGCGACGCACTGATGGTCCTCGCCAACGAGATCCTCCTCGAACTGGGCACCGCCGAGGCGGCCCGCGCCACCCGCCGTGTCACCACGGCGACCCGCGCGCTCATCGACGGGCAGGCCCAGGACATCTCCTACGAGCACCGCGAGCGGGTCACCGTCGAGGAGTGTCTGGAGATGGAGGGCAACAAGACCGGCGCCCTGCTCGCCTGCGCCTGCTCCATCGGCGCGGTCCTCGGCGGCGCGGACGACCGCACCGCCGACACGCTGGAGAAGTACGGCTACCACCTGGGTCTCGCCTTCCAGGCCGTCGACGACCTGCTGGGCATCTGGGGCGACCCGGTCTCCACGGGCAAGCAGACCTGGAGCGATCTGCGCCAGCGCAAGAAGTCCCTGCCGGTCGTGGCCGCGCTCGCGGCGGGCGGCCCGGCCTCCGAGCAGCTCGGTGAGCTCCTCGCCGCCGACGCCAAGAGCAGCGACTTCGAGAGCTTCTCCGAGGAGGAGTTCGCCGTGCGCGCCGCCCTCATCGAGGAGGCGGGCGGCCGGCGGTGGACCGCCGAGGAAGCCCGCCGCCAGCACACGATCGCCATCGAGGCGCTGGACTCGATCCGGATGCCCGAGCGGGTGCGGGACCAGTTCGCGGCGCTCGCCGACTTCGTCGTCGTACGGAAGAGATGA
- the hpnH gene encoding adenosyl-hopene transferase HpnH gives MAMPLRQSIKVATYLAEQKLRKRDKFPLIVELEPLYACNLKCEGCGKIQHPAGVLKQRMPVAQAVGAVLESGAPMVSIAGGEPLMHPQIDEIVRQLVARKKFVFLCTNALLLRKKMEKFKPSPYFAFAVHIDGLRERHDESVAKEGVFDEAVAAMKEAKKRGFRVTTNSTFFNTDTPQTIIEVLNYLNDDLQVDEMMISPAYAYEKAPDQEHFLGVEQTRELFKKAFSGGNRRRWRLNHSPLFLDFLEGKVDFPCTAWAIPNYSLFGWQKPCYLMSDGYVTTYRELIEDTDWDAYGRGKDPRCANCMAHCGYEPTAVLATMGSLKESLRALRDTVSGNNG, from the coding sequence ATGGCCATGCCGCTCCGCCAGTCCATCAAGGTGGCGACGTATCTCGCCGAACAGAAGCTCCGCAAGCGGGACAAGTTCCCGCTGATCGTCGAGCTGGAACCGCTCTACGCCTGCAATCTGAAGTGCGAGGGCTGCGGCAAGATCCAGCACCCGGCGGGCGTGCTCAAGCAGCGCATGCCGGTGGCGCAGGCCGTGGGCGCCGTCCTGGAGTCCGGTGCGCCGATGGTGTCGATCGCCGGCGGCGAACCCCTGATGCACCCGCAGATCGACGAGATCGTGCGGCAGTTGGTGGCCAGGAAGAAGTTCGTCTTCCTGTGCACCAACGCCCTGCTGCTGCGCAAGAAGATGGAGAAGTTCAAGCCCTCGCCGTACTTCGCGTTCGCCGTGCACATCGACGGGCTGCGGGAGCGGCACGACGAGTCGGTGGCGAAGGAGGGGGTGTTCGACGAGGCCGTGGCGGCCATGAAGGAGGCCAAGAAGCGCGGCTTCCGAGTGACCACCAACTCGACCTTCTTCAACACCGACACCCCGCAGACCATCATCGAGGTCCTGAACTACCTCAACGACGACCTCCAGGTCGACGAGATGATGATCTCGCCCGCCTACGCCTACGAGAAGGCGCCCGACCAGGAGCACTTCCTCGGCGTCGAGCAGACCCGTGAACTGTTCAAGAAGGCCTTCTCGGGCGGTAACCGTCGTCGCTGGCGGCTGAACCACTCGCCCCTGTTCCTCGACTTCCTGGAGGGCAAGGTCGACTTCCCGTGCACGGCGTGGGCGATCCCCAACTACTCGCTCTTCGGCTGGCAGAAGCCCTGCTATCTGATGAGCGACGGGTACGTCACGACGTACCGGGAGCTGATCGAGGACACCGACTGGGACGCGTACGGCCGGGGCAAGGACCCGCGTTGCGCCAACTGCATGGCGCACTGCGGCTACGAGCCGACCGCCGTTCTCGCCACCATGGGATCGCTCAAGGAGTCCTTGCGCGCCCTGCGCGACACGGTCTCCGGGAACAACGGGTGA
- a CDS encoding DUF6380 family protein, with translation MDNSLQGEPTGEKWYATLRDAGASLTATAGRGPLQHPGGPAGEGAR, from the coding sequence ATGGACAATTCGCTCCAAGGTGAACCCACCGGGGAAAAGTGGTACGCAACCCTCCGCGACGCCGGGGCGTCCCTGACTGCGACGGCCGGCCGCGGACCGCTCCAGCACCCCGGCGGACCGGCAGGGGAGGGTGCACGATGA